GCTTTTCAAGAATCTCTTCATCTACGGCCAGTTTCCCCAGGTCGTGGAGGAGCCCGGCAATGTGCAACTTCAGGGAATCCCCGGCAGAAAAACAAGTTTCGCAGCGAGGGCCGCGGCCAGTTCCGCAACAAACCTGGAGTGGCGGTAGGTAAAACTGCTCTTTTCGTCAATCACCCGCGCAAAAAACAGGGCAAGCTGGTCCAGATCAGAGAGAGAAAGGGAAGGGAAATCACCCCTGGCAGCGGGCTGGGAGGAGAGAAAAGGAAGCGGCCCGGTCGGAGAAAGGAAAGCCGCCAGGTCAAGCCAGAAAACCTCCCGGTCCGCAAGGTACGAATAAGCCTCAACCAGTTCGGGATCGAAGTGCTTCCCGGCCCCCTCCTGAATTCTTCTGGTGATTTCGCCGGTCTGGTGTAAAATAAAAGTACCTCGCATGCGGAGCACATCAATCCGGTCGGCCAGGTGAATAATCCGGCTGGCGAGGGGGATCTCCTTTTTCTTGAGGAGCGAGGGATTTCCCCCCTCCCAGCGGTCATGGTGGTGGAAAACGATCTTTCCTAATCGCCTGAGAAGCGGGCTCGCCCGCAGGATTTCCCTACCGCGCCGGCAGTGGTCCCAGGGATTCTGAACGTCGAACTGTTCCAGTTCCAACCTTTCGCGGGTCGTCCTCACGCCTCCATCGTGAATCAATGCGGCACAGTAAAGATCAAAAAGCTCGGTCTCCTGAAGACCGAGCACTTTTCCGATTTCCCAGGCCGTAAAAGCAACGGCGCGGTGATGCAGAAGCAGCCCTTGCCTTGAAAAATCCAGACAAACCGAAAGCGCCTGGAGAGTCCGGGCTAGATCCGCCTTTTTCCTGAGATTCGGATCCTGCAGATTTCTTTTCTCGCTCCCTAAAATCCCATCCAAAAAAACTCCTCCTGCTCCCAGAGAAGAATGGCATTTCTTGGCTTGGTCCCTACATATTATATATTTTTCTCCTTTTTTCCCAAAAATCCTTGTTGCACAGACTTGTATACAAAAATTTCCCCGCCGTTCCACGACGGAACAACTCCCCCCGCCCTCAGGGGAGCCGCAAATTTCCCTTGCTCCCCCCGGGGACTCAATGTTTCGGAACGCAGGGCTGCGCCGCTCCTAAAAAAGAGCACCGAAATTTCCAGTTTTTCCGGTGCTCTTTCATCTGATTTCATAAAGATGGAGATCAGCCGGCCCTGCTGCGCAGGTCTGCCACCATTGCAGCGATCATGTCATCCGCCACGAGCGGCAGCACGCGGGGAAGAAGCTTCGGCATCATGTCCGCCATCACCCGGGGGAGGAGCTGCGGCAGGAGCTTCCGCATGGAGGGCGGCATCCCCGGCACTTTCTCCTCTATATAGTTCAGGATGTCTGGAAGCACCCACAAAGTCCCCAATTAAATTAATAGTAGCAAATATACCCTATGTCAATTATATCCAGTGGTTTATTTCCTGTCAAGAGAAAAAAGTCCCGTCTCCCTTGCCACCGGGAAGGGTTTGCTATTTAATAATAATTAGGATTCCATCGCGCAGGACCGTTAGGAGGGGAGAGGGATGGGTTTCAGCGAAACGGGTCTAACCAGAGAGCAGCAAGACCGCTACCAGAGGCAGATGAACATGGAAGAAATCGGTGAAAAGGGACAGCTCAAGCTTGCCGCAGGAAGGGTCCTGATCATCGGAGCGGGTGGTCTGGGTTCCGCTGCAGCCTTTTACCTGGCAGCGGCAGGGGTCGGAACCATCGGGATCGTGGACGACGGGAGGGTCGAGCTTTCAAACCTGCAGCGCCAGATCCTGCACACCACGGACCGGATCGGGACGCCAAAAGTGGATTCGGCAAGAGAAACCTTAACCGCGCTCAACCCGGAAATCGGGATCCTTACTTACAATCTCAGGCTGAACGAGGCCAATGCCGCCGGACTGATCCGTTCATACAACGTTATTATCGGCGCCCTCGACAACTTCGAGACCCGTTATTTGGTGAACGAGACCTGCGTCCGGCTGCGGAAACCGCTGGTAGAAGGAGGCGTCAAGGGGTTTAACGGTTTGGTGATGACGATTCTGCCGGGGGAGGGCCCCTGCTACTGCTGCGTCTTCCCCCCGGCCGCGCCCGCCGGCAGCAAAGCCCCGGCTTCCGAGAAGCCCATTCCCGTCTTTGCCACCAGCCCCGGGGTGATCGGGATTCTCCAGGCCCACGAGGCCCTCAGGCTCCTGCTAAAGGTGGGAATTCCCCTCGCAGGCAGAATTCTTTTTTACGACGGCCTGACAGGCTCCTTTTACGAGCAGGAGGTGAAGCGGGCGCCCAAGTGCCCCTGCTGCGGCGATCTGAACCCGGCACAGCCGGGAGTGTACGGAAGGTTTTCTGGGAAAATTTATTAAAAACCGGGGAAGGAAAGAGGGCCTAAATGTCGAATAGATATGTCGAAGGCAGCTTTCATCCACCCCTTCACCGAAATTCTCTTCGACTTGATCCAACCTCTAATCATTCCGGTTTGATTCAAGAGATGCAAAAAGGTCTTTTAAAAAAAAGAATAAGCCAGGAGAAGAGGTTAAAGGTGCGGACTGGCCTGGAACCTGAAACAAAGCACCAGGATTTGTGATTTTTGGCACAATGTTCTTAAGGGGACAGGCCGGTCCTGAAGGGGCATGAAGGAGCCCAATAAAATCAAAGGAGGTGAGCATCCGGCCTGGAGTTTTGCTTCAGGGCCGGACGGGGAATGGCAAAAGTTCTGATGCTGGATCCCGAAAAGTGTACAGCGTGTCGTATGTGCGAGCTGGCTTGCTCCTTCTTTCACGAAAAGGAATTTCGACCCAGCGTTTCCCGCATCAACGTCCTGACATGGGAATCTGACGGGATCTCGGTACCGATGATGTGCCTGCAGTGCGATGCTGCAGCCTGTTTGAAGGTTTGCCCGTCGGGCGCTTTAAGCTGCAGCAAAGAAACGGGAGCATTGATCGTAGACAACGAAAAGTGCATCCGCTGTAAAATGTGCCTGAGCGCCTGTCCTTTCGGGAACACAACCTACGACGCGGCCACAAACAAAATCCTCAAGTGCGACCTCTGCGGCGGCGACCCCCAGTGTGTCAAGTTTTGTCCTTCCGGTGCCGTAACCTACGTGGAGGCGATGAAGGGGACGCTTCTCAAAAAGAAAACCTATGCGGAGAAATTTAAAGAACTCCTGCGGGAGGTGAAGCAGTGATGTACGGCTGGGTAGGAAAAATCCTGCGGATCAACTTAAATGACGGAACAACCGGCAAAGAACCCCTCGACCCGAAAGAGGCCAAAAACTTTCTGGGGGCGCGGGGTCTGGGGACGCGTTTGTGGATGAAAGAGGTCGATCCCGAAGTTGACCCGTTGAGTGAAAAAAATAACCTGATCTTTATGACCGGACCCTTGACAGGAACCCTGGCAACAAGCTCCGGCCGCTACAATGTTGTCTGCAAGTCCCCCCTGACCGGGGCCATCGCGGCCTCGAACTCCGGAGGGTACTGGGGCCCGGAACTGAAATTCGCCGGCTACGACGGGATCATCTTTGAAGGAAAAGCAGACAGACCGGTATATGTATATATTAACGATGACCAGGTCGAGATCCGGGATGCCTCCCACCTGTGGGGCAAGAGCGTCAACGAAACTACAGACGCCATCCGGGAAGAGACGGACGACGCCGTTCACGTTGCCTGCATCGGGCCCGCCGGTGAAAAGCAGGTCAGGTTCGCCTGTATCATAAACGATTACACCAGGGCGGCCGGCCGCTCTGGCGTCGGCGCCGTGATGGGCGCCAAGAACCTGAAGGCCGTTGCCGTAAAAGGAAGCGGCGGCGTCCGGGTCGCGGATCCGGAAGGCTTCATGGAAGCCTTTACAAGCGCCCACGCCAAGGTGAAGGCGCACCCGGTTACCGGCCAGGGCCTGGGTCTCTATGGGACCGCGGTTCTGGTGAACATTCTCGACCAGGCCGGCGCCTATCCGGTCCACAACTTCCGCGATTCCGGCACCTTCCCCGCCGCCGAAGTGACAAGCGGTGAGTCCCTGAGAGAGAAGTTCCTGCTCAGGAACAAGGGGTGCATGAGCTGCAGTATCGGCTGCGGCCGGATTGTGAACGTACCCGGGGGGCCCTTCGCCGGGTTTGGGGAAGGCCCCGAATACGAGGCCATCTGGGCTTACAGCGCCGACTGCGGCGTAGGGGACCTGGCGGCCGTGGTCAAGGCCAACAACCTTTGCAACGAACTCGGTCTCGACCCCATCACGATGGGGAGCACCATCGCCTGTGCCATGGAACTCTACGAAAACGGCGCAATCACAAAAGACGAGGTCGGGAGGGCGCTCGCTTTCGGGGATGCCGAAGCGATCGTGGAACTGACCAAGCTGACCGGCTACCGCGAGGGCTTCGGAAACGAGCTGGCTGAAGGCTCCTTCCGCCTGGCCAGCAAGTACGGCCATCCCGAACTCTCGATGAGCGCCAAGAAGCAGGAGCTCCCCGCCTATGACCCGCGCGGCGTCCAGGGCCTCGGTCTGAACTTCGCCACCAGCAACCGGGGCGGCTGCCACGTCCGGGGTTACATGACCTCACCGGAGATCCTGGGCATCCCCGAGAAGCTGGACAACCTCAGCACCAAGGACAAAGCCGGGTGGACGAAGGCCTTCCAGGACCTCACCGCCGCCGTCGATTCGTCCGGCCTCTGCCTCTTCCTCACCTTCGCCATCGGGGCACCGGAAATCGCCGGGCAGTTGACCGCAGCCACCGGTGTTGCATACACGGCGGATGACGTGGTCAAGGCGGGAGAGCGCGTCTGGAACCTGGAGCGCCTCTTCAACCTGGCCAACGGCTTTACGAGAGCAGACGACACGCTGCCGCCGCGGCTGCTGAAGGAGCCGATGAGACACGGCCCGCTCAAGGGTTCAGTCCACAAGCTCGAGGAAATGCTGGACGAATACTACCAGGTCCGCGGCTGGGACGCCGAAGGGAAGCCGACGGAAGCGAAGCTCCGGGAGCTTGGGCTCGAAACCTAGCGCCAACTGAAACCGGGGGTGATCCCGTGAAGGTGAAGCTTTTCGCCCTCCTGCGGGAGATTACGGGATTGAAAGAAACAGACGCCTTTCAGGGAGCCACAGTCCGGGAACTGCTGGAGAGCCTCTGCGCAAAATACGGAAGAAAGCTCGAGGAGTGGGTCTTTGCGCCCCACGAAGCGCACGACCCGCGCTCTTTAAGCGGGAACGTGATCATTCTCGTCAACGGGAGGGCCATCGAACACCTGGCCGGGCTGGAGACGCCCCTTAAACCAACAGACGAAGTGGCAATTTTTCCTAAACTTGCCGGCGGTTGAAAAAGTCGAAAAGGGGGCGGAAATCAGCCGTTTCCGCCCTTCTACTTTTCCGGTTTTTGCTGGTCCAGCAGAAGGTTGTTTCGACTTGCAGATGAAGCAGGAGGAGATGAGAATGGAAACTGACAAAATACAGGAAATTGAAAGCATAATCAGGCGTTATCCTGCGGAAAAAAGATACATCCTGGCGATCATGCAGGATCTCCAGCAGGCGTTCAATTATCTCCCTAAAGGGGCCCTGGAAAAAACGGCGGCCCATGTCCGGGCTCCCCTCAGCACGGTGTACAGCATGGCCACTTTTTACAAGGCCTTCAGCCTGAAGCCTAAAGGGAAGATTAACTTTAGGGTTTGCGACGGCACCGCCTGCCACATCAAGGGCTCGCAGGTGATTCTCAACGAGATCTGCCAGTGCCTGGATCTCAAGCCGGGAGAGACCACTCCCGACGGGATGTTCTCGCTGGAAACAGTAAACTGCCTGGGCGCATGCGCCATCTCCCCCGTTCTGGTAGCAAACCAGAAAGTATACGCTAAAGTTACCCCGGCTGCCCTAAGAAAGATTATCAAAGAGTACGGAGGGAAGCTCGATGGAACAACAGCCGGAGAATAAGGACGTCACCAGGAGGCTGGTTCTGGTCTGCTGCGGAACGGGCTGCCAGGCCAACGGCAGCATGGATGTTTACCACGCCCTGCGCCAGGCACTGGCTCCCGGCGCCAATGCCGAAGTCTGCACTTACGTGAAATCCACCGGCTGCAATGGCCTGTGCGAAAAGGGACCACTTGTCAAGATCCTGCCCGATGACATTACCTATTCCAGGGTGCGGGCGGCTGATGTCTCCGAGATCGCGGAAAAGACACTGCGCGGGGGCGCCTTGGTCAAGCGGCTCCTGCTCCGGGACCCCGTGACGAAAGAACACTTCAGGTCGCATCATAAAACAAATTTCTACAAAAAACAGCATAAAGTCGCACTGCGCAACATCGGGGAGATCGATCCCTCCAACATCCAGGACTACCTTGACAGGGACGGCTACCAGGCCCTGCGCAAAGCGCTGACTACGCTGACCCCGGAAGAGGTCATCGAGGAGGTGCTCGCCTCCGGCCTGCGCGGGCGGGGGGGCGGGGGCTTTCCAACCGGCCTCAAGTGGAGAGCGTGCGCCTCGGTGGACAGGCTCCCACGCTATATTATTTGCAACGGGGACGAAGGGGACCCCGGGGCGTTTATGGACCGGAGCATTATGGAGGGGGACCCCCACTCGATCCTTGAGGGGATGCTCATCTGCGCCTACGCGATGGGAGCCGCGCGCGGCTTCATCTACGTGCGCGACGAATACGGCCTGGCAGTCGCCAACCTCACAAGGGCCATCGAAGACGCCCGGGAGCGCGGTTTCCTCGGGAAAAATATTTTGGGAAGCAGCCTCTCTTTTGACATCGAAATCGTCCGGGGCGGCGGGGCGTTTGTCTGCGGCGAGGAAACGGCGCTCATCGCCTCGATTGAAGGGAACCCAGGGGAGCCCCGCGACAAGTACACCTACCCTGCGGAAAGGGGGCTCTGGGGCCAGCCGACGGTGATCAACAACGTGGAGACCTGGGCGAACATCCCGGTAATCGTTTCCAACGGCGCTAGGGCGTTCGCCGCGCTCGGCACCGGAAACAGCAAAGGCACGAAGGTATTCTCCCTCGTAGGGAAAGTGACAAACACCGGCCTGGTGGAGGTCCCAATGGGGACGACCCTGCGGGAGATCATTGAAGAGATCGGCGGAGGCGTTCCCAAAGGCCGGAGGTTTAAGGCAGTGCAAACCGGCGGCCCCTCGGGGGGCTGCATTCCGGAAAGCCTGCTAGACCTGGAAGTGGACTTCGACACCCTCACCGCGGCCGGATCCATGATGGGGTCGGGCGGCCTCATTGTGATGGATGACCGCACCTGCATGGTGGAAGTGGCCCGGTACTACCTCAATTTTCTGGCAGGCGAGTCGTGCGGCAAGTGCGTCCCCTGCCGGGAAGGCATCGGCCTGATGCTGGAAACCCTGACCCGGATCTGTGAGGGGAAAGGAAGACTGGAGGACCTCGACCTCCTGGAGAGCATTGGTAAAACCCTGCAGCAGGCCGCCCTGTGCGGTCTTGGCAGGACCGCGCCAAACCCCGTGCTTTCCACGCTGAAGTACTTCCGGGACGAGTACCTGGCCCACATCACCGGGTGCTGGTGTCCGGCAGGAGTCTGCAAGGCTCTGACCGGGTTCTATATTGACGCCGGTCTCTGCCGGGGATGCGGCCGCTGCCTGAGGAACTGCCCGGTTCAGGCCATCACCGGGAAGAAGCAAGAGCCTCACGAAATCGACCCTTCCAGGTGCATCAAATGTGGCGCCTGCATCGACGATTGCAGGTACCAGGCCGTTAAAGTAAAGCAGGGGGTATGAGGAATGAAGCATAAAATCGAGATTAGAATTGACGGCATCGCAGCCGCCGCAAGCCCGGGCGAAACCATCCTGGAGGTTGCAAAAAGACTGGGGATCGAGATCCCCGCCCTGTGCTACCATAAAGCGTTTGGCGGCCAGGGGATCTGCCGGATGTGTACGGTGGAAGTTAAAACAGGGGACAGGGCGCGCCTCGTCGCCTCCTGCACCTATCCCATCACAGAAGAGATCGAGGTGAAAACCTCAACACCGGAGGTTGAGGAGATCAGGCGGAACATCGTCATGCTTCTGTACAGGCGAGCTCCCAACAGCGAATTCATGAAAAAGCTCTACGCTGAGTACGGCCGTCCCGGTGACATCACGCCGGCCAGTGCGGAAGAGCGTTGCATCATGTGCCGGCTCTGCGTCAGGGCCTGCGAGCAGGTGGGGGCAAGTGCGATCTCCGCAGTCTTCCGCGGCACCGAAAAGAGGGTCTCCACTCCGTACGACGAGGCATCCCCGGACTGCATCGGGTGCGGGGCCTGCGCCCAGGTCTGCCCTACAGGAGCGATCGAGGTGACGCAACGTG
This DNA window, taken from Bacillota bacterium, encodes the following:
- a CDS encoding HD domain-containing protein; translation: MDGILGSEKRNLQDPNLRKKADLARTLQALSVCLDFSRQGLLLHHRAVAFTAWEIGKVLGLQETELFDLYCAALIHDGGVRTTRERLELEQFDVQNPWDHCRRGREILRASPLLRRLGKIVFHHHDRWEGGNPSLLKKKEIPLASRIIHLADRIDVLRMRGTFILHQTGEITRRIQEGAGKHFDPELVEAYSYLADREVFWLDLAAFLSPTGPLPFLSSQPAARGDFPSLSLSDLDQLALFFARVIDEKSSFTYRHSRFVAELAAALAAKLVFLPGIP
- a CDS encoding ThiF family adenylyltransferase — translated: MGFSETGLTREQQDRYQRQMNMEEIGEKGQLKLAAGRVLIIGAGGLGSAAAFYLAAAGVGTIGIVDDGRVELSNLQRQILHTTDRIGTPKVDSARETLTALNPEIGILTYNLRLNEANAAGLIRSYNVIIGALDNFETRYLVNETCVRLRKPLVEGGVKGFNGLVMTILPGEGPCYCCVFPPAAPAGSKAPASEKPIPVFATSPGVIGILQAHEALRLLLKVGIPLAGRILFYDGLTGSFYEQEVKRAPKCPCCGDLNPAQPGVYGRFSGKIY
- a CDS encoding 4Fe-4S dicluster domain-containing protein, with protein sequence MAKVLMLDPEKCTACRMCELACSFFHEKEFRPSVSRINVLTWESDGISVPMMCLQCDAAACLKVCPSGALSCSKETGALIVDNEKCIRCKMCLSACPFGNTTYDAATNKILKCDLCGGDPQCVKFCPSGAVTYVEAMKGTLLKKKTYAEKFKELLREVKQ
- a CDS encoding aldehyde ferredoxin oxidoreductase family protein; this encodes MYGWVGKILRINLNDGTTGKEPLDPKEAKNFLGARGLGTRLWMKEVDPEVDPLSEKNNLIFMTGPLTGTLATSSGRYNVVCKSPLTGAIAASNSGGYWGPELKFAGYDGIIFEGKADRPVYVYINDDQVEIRDASHLWGKSVNETTDAIREETDDAVHVACIGPAGEKQVRFACIINDYTRAAGRSGVGAVMGAKNLKAVAVKGSGGVRVADPEGFMEAFTSAHAKVKAHPVTGQGLGLYGTAVLVNILDQAGAYPVHNFRDSGTFPAAEVTSGESLREKFLLRNKGCMSCSIGCGRIVNVPGGPFAGFGEGPEYEAIWAYSADCGVGDLAAVVKANNLCNELGLDPITMGSTIACAMELYENGAITKDEVGRALAFGDAEAIVELTKLTGYREGFGNELAEGSFRLASKYGHPELSMSAKKQELPAYDPRGVQGLGLNFATSNRGGCHVRGYMTSPEILGIPEKLDNLSTKDKAGWTKAFQDLTAAVDSSGLCLFLTFAIGAPEIAGQLTAATGVAYTADDVVKAGERVWNLERLFNLANGFTRADDTLPPRLLKEPMRHGPLKGSVHKLEEMLDEYYQVRGWDAEGKPTEAKLRELGLET
- a CDS encoding MoaD/ThiS family protein → MKVKLFALLREITGLKETDAFQGATVRELLESLCAKYGRKLEEWVFAPHEAHDPRSLSGNVIILVNGRAIEHLAGLETPLKPTDEVAIFPKLAGG
- a CDS encoding NAD(P)H-dependent oxidoreductase subunit E; its protein translation is METDKIQEIESIIRRYPAEKRYILAIMQDLQQAFNYLPKGALEKTAAHVRAPLSTVYSMATFYKAFSLKPKGKINFRVCDGTACHIKGSQVILNEICQCLDLKPGETTPDGMFSLETVNCLGACAISPVLVANQKVYAKVTPAALRKIIKEYGGKLDGTTAGE
- a CDS encoding NADH-quinone oxidoreductase subunit NuoF, translated to MEQQPENKDVTRRLVLVCCGTGCQANGSMDVYHALRQALAPGANAEVCTYVKSTGCNGLCEKGPLVKILPDDITYSRVRAADVSEIAEKTLRGGALVKRLLLRDPVTKEHFRSHHKTNFYKKQHKVALRNIGEIDPSNIQDYLDRDGYQALRKALTTLTPEEVIEEVLASGLRGRGGGGFPTGLKWRACASVDRLPRYIICNGDEGDPGAFMDRSIMEGDPHSILEGMLICAYAMGAARGFIYVRDEYGLAVANLTRAIEDARERGFLGKNILGSSLSFDIEIVRGGGAFVCGEETALIASIEGNPGEPRDKYTYPAERGLWGQPTVINNVETWANIPVIVSNGARAFAALGTGNSKGTKVFSLVGKVTNTGLVEVPMGTTLREIIEEIGGGVPKGRRFKAVQTGGPSGGCIPESLLDLEVDFDTLTAAGSMMGSGGLIVMDDRTCMVEVARYYLNFLAGESCGKCVPCREGIGLMLETLTRICEGKGRLEDLDLLESIGKTLQQAALCGLGRTAPNPVLSTLKYFRDEYLAHITGCWCPAGVCKALTGFYIDAGLCRGCGRCLRNCPVQAITGKKQEPHEIDPSRCIKCGACIDDCRYQAVKVKQGV
- a CDS encoding 2Fe-2S iron-sulfur cluster-binding protein → MKHKIEIRIDGIAAAASPGETILEVAKRLGIEIPALCYHKAFGGQGICRMCTVEVKTGDRARLVASCTYPITEEIEVKTSTPEVEEIRRNIVMLLYRRAPNSEFMKKLYAEYGRPGDITPASAEERCIMCRLCVRACEQVGASAISAVFRGTEKRVSTPYDEASPDCIGCGACAQVCPTGAIEVTQREGEHVIWNKTLAPARCEVCGRAYTAETLVNHVKERLGSDFSQKQPEERLCPACRKRRAGRALVDHLIKK